Proteins encoded by one window of Micromonospora coxensis:
- a CDS encoding MFS transporter has product MDQLQRSAAARHGGQPGPRRVATPWLALLAGPLSYGISAPALVLDDLARAMGTGQQAAAAGVTAFGWGIALGTPLLAALLARRGVRAVLTVATALVVAGTVLLVLSTRVPALVAGAAVQALGSAGLTVTAMKLADSARRMGAVAASLAVVGATGPLTGALVADLLSWQAALALPLLAVVGVPAARRGAPPPETVPAPFDPLGMALVALLVTAAVLTPHRPLVAGPATVALLLLLVVRTKVRPDGFLPAALARSGRFLAVCALAFALGVVNFALLYAAPDLLREHAGWDGTRSGVVLLAPYLLGGFGSGFLVAASVRVPHRAVAAALLVAGTTAPLLAAATTAVPLLLAAMTLASLAAATGQGVLALRATDGVPASHQAEALGLFNLAYLLSVAFGPAIAVTLSQ; this is encoded by the coding sequence ATGGATCAGCTACAGCGCAGCGCGGCCGCTCGCCACGGCGGACAGCCCGGACCCCGGCGGGTCGCCACGCCCTGGCTCGCCCTGCTGGCCGGCCCGCTGTCGTACGGGATCTCCGCACCGGCCTTGGTCCTCGACGACCTGGCCCGCGCGATGGGTACCGGGCAACAGGCAGCGGCCGCCGGCGTGACCGCCTTCGGGTGGGGGATCGCGTTGGGAACGCCGCTGTTGGCGGCGCTGCTGGCCCGCCGCGGCGTACGAGCGGTCCTGACCGTCGCGACCGCGCTGGTGGTCGCAGGGACGGTCCTGCTCGTGCTGAGTACGCGCGTGCCGGCGTTGGTGGCCGGCGCGGCGGTTCAGGCACTGGGATCTGCCGGACTCACCGTGACAGCCATGAAGCTGGCCGACTCGGCTCGACGGATGGGAGCGGTCGCCGCGTCGCTGGCGGTCGTCGGCGCCACCGGCCCGCTGACCGGCGCGCTGGTGGCCGACCTCCTCTCCTGGCAGGCGGCGCTGGCGTTGCCGCTGCTGGCGGTGGTCGGCGTGCCCGCCGCTCGCCGCGGCGCTCCGCCACCGGAGACGGTGCCGGCGCCGTTCGATCCCCTCGGCATGGCTCTTGTCGCCCTGCTGGTCACCGCGGCGGTTCTAACTCCGCACCGGCCGCTGGTCGCGGGCCCGGCCACCGTCGCGCTGCTGTTGTTGCTCGTGGTTCGGACGAAGGTACGCCCCGACGGCTTCCTGCCCGCCGCGCTGGCACGTAGCGGCCGGTTCCTCGCGGTGTGCGCGCTGGCCTTCGCGTTAGGCGTGGTGAACTTCGCCCTGCTCTACGCCGCACCGGATCTGCTGCGAGAGCACGCGGGATGGGACGGCACCCGCAGCGGAGTCGTGCTGCTGGCACCGTACCTGCTCGGCGGCTTCGGCTCAGGATTCCTGGTCGCGGCGTCCGTGCGGGTGCCGCACCGGGCGGTGGCCGCCGCATTGCTCGTCGCCGGCACCACCGCGCCGCTGCTGGCGGCGGCCACCACCGCCGTACCGCTACTGCTCGCGGCGATGACGCTCGCCTCGCTGGCCGCCGCGACCGGTCAGGGCGTACTCGCCCTACGAGCGACCGACGGCGTGCCCGCCTCGCACCAGGCCGAAGCCCTGGGGCTGTTCAACCTCGCCTACCTGCTCAGCGTCGCGTTCGGACCAGCGATCGCCGTGACGCTCTCGCAGTGA